A window of Vidua macroura isolate BioBank_ID:100142 chromosome 22, ASM2450914v1, whole genome shotgun sequence contains these coding sequences:
- the C2CD2L gene encoding phospholipid transfer protein C2CD2L isoform X1 translates to MSFLPAQSSARTTAGIGSGFSCAEAVWRGLSPVLLLLREVPPKLCAASSTRPGTAQPRAPPRSARNSHGHLGPSVSQVRHFLPYGERVSPSGGWAAGSAAALSEGRLRRFPAGTAFCPALGSRAAGRLRASPGQRSHRRPAGRRAMLPRRRMRESGKVRGRRSSVQITFEEGPQLPQAANISCVTCKGQSDHSMVLCCHLSAEAVKFPVSVTQQSPVAVSVDTYHVTLAVLQAQVEIHLEEMQNEGLLVSWTFKDRPELDLFVLPRLGLPEDEGRADLSTIKDLIEDTIVSTKPAMMVNLMACTAGASTVPSNKLTRESPSGVAAAPLGSKLLLRNLRVLNLGCQGKGGGGEIRCMAELDSPPQQKWTRPMIGGSLGAAGEMEWNDEFFLELGPRSKELKLQVLGSSDRGGNVLLAYATLLIDSLGKQPSGRQVCSLAPGAGQSLTAEATITLELLFQESPASLNAPHATSLRTSITPTKKVEMDRTIMPDGTIVTTVTTIQSRPKADCKLDSPSRSPSKVEVTEKKTTVLLETGCPYGHLPSSSRDSHLPNGLDPVAETAIRQLTETNNKTTKKTPTKRSTLIISGVSKVPIAEDEMALSLGYATSLEATAYGDSEAESTADQMHDFTELSRPLEASPLGQRDSQELDETTRSDISERPSVEDVESETGSTGALETRSLKDHKVSFLRSGTKLIFRRRSKQKEAGLSQSHDDLSNVTAHSTTRKKTGSFSHRLIKRFSFKSKSKSKGSDNTSAGVN, encoded by the exons ATGAGCTTCCTGCcggcacagagctctgctcgTACGACGGCCGGGATCGGTAGCGGTTTCAGCTGCGCTGAGGCCGTGTGGCGGGGCCTGTCCCCGGTGCTACTCCTCCTCCGCGAGGTTCCTCCAAAACTCTGCGCCGCGAGCAGCACTCGCCCGGGGACGGCCCAGCCACGGGCTCCACCCCGCAGTGCCCGCAACAGCCATGGCCACCTTGGCCCCTCCGTTTCACAGGTACGTCACTTCCTGCCATACGGAGAGCGGGTGAGCCCCAGCGGAGGGTGGGCGGCCGGGTCCGCGGCAGCGCTGAGTGAGGGGCGGCTCCGCCGCTTCCCGGCCGGAACCGCcttctgcccagctctggggagccgCGCTGCCGGGCGGCTGCGGGCGAGCCCCGGCCAGCGCAGTCACCGccggccggcggggcggcgAGCCATGTTACCGAGGCGCAGAATGCGCGAGAGCGGAAAAGTGAGAGGCCGTCGG AGTTCAGTGCAGATCACATTTGAAGAGGGTCCTCAGTTACCACAAGCTGCAAATATAAGTTGTGTGACATGCAAGGGACAGTCGGACCACAGCATG gtGCTGTGCTGCCATCTGTCAGCTGAAGCTGTGAAATTCCCTGTCTCTGTTACTCAGCAGTCCCCAGTTGCTGTTTCTGTGGACACGTATCATGTCActttggctgtgctgcaggctcag GTGGAGATCCACTTGGAGGAGATGCAGAATGAGGGTCTCCTGGTGTCATGGACATTCAAAGACAGACCAGAGTTGGACCTTTTTGTTCTTCCACGACTTGGTCTTCCTGAG GATGAAGGGAGAGCAGATCTGTCCACTATAAAGGATCTGATCGAGGATACCATTGTCAGCACGAAGCCAGCCATGATGGTGAATTTGATGGCCTGTACCGCTGGAGCCAGTACG GTACCCAGCAATAAGTTGACTCGAGAGTCCCCATCCGGAGTAGCAGCAGCCCCTCTGGGTTCTAAGCTGTTGCTCCGGAATCTTCGAGTGCTGAACTTGGGCTGCCAGGGGAAGGGAG GAGGTGGGGAGATACGCTGCATGGCAGAGCTAGACAGCCCCCCGCAGCAGAAGTGGACAAGGCCAATGATAGGAGGCAGTTTAGGTGCTGCAGGAGAGATGGAGTGGAATGACGAGTTCTTTCT GGAGTTGGGACCCAGAAGCAAAGAACTTAAACTAcaggtgctggggagcagcgACAGAGGGGGAA ATGTGCTGCTGGCATATGCCACACTTCTGATAGATTCTTTGGGCAAGCAGCCCTCTGGGAGACAGGTCTGCTCCCTGGCCCCGGGAGCTGGACAGTCACTGACAGCTGAAGCTACCATTACATTGGAG CTGCTGTTCCAGGAGTCTCCCGCATCTTTGAATGCTCCGCATGCCACATCTCTGCGAACCAGCATCACTCCCACTAAGAAGGTGGAGATGGACCGGACCATCATGCCCGACGGCACCATTGTGACTACTGTCACCACGATTCAGTCCCGGCCCAAGGCAGACTGCAAACTGG ATTCACCATCGAGGTCGCCTTCCAAAGTGGAAGTGACTGAAAAGAAGACAACAGTGCTCTTGGAGACCGGCTGTCCTTACGGCCACTTGCCCAGCAGTAGCC GGGATAGCCATTTGCCCAATGGCTTGGATCCAGTGGCTGAGACGGCAATCAGGCAGCTAACTGAGACGAATAACAAGACCACCAAGAAGACACCAACGAAACGTAGTACACTGATCATCTCAGGAGTGTCCAAG GTACCTATTGCTGAAGACGAAATGGCACTTTCTCTGGGTTATGCTACATCCCTGGAGGCCACAGCGTATGGGGACTCTGAGGCAGAGAGCACAGCTGACCAGATGCATGATTTTACCGAATTGTCGCGGCCACTGGAAGCGTCGCCATTGGGTCAAAGGGACAGTCAGGAGCTGGATGAGACAACGCGATCAGACATCTCTGAAAGACCATCCGTGGAAGATGTTGAGTCTGAAACAGGCTCCACGGGAGCCCTTGAGACGAGGAGCTTAAAAGATCACAAAG TTAGCTTTCTTCGGAGTGGTACCAAGCTCATCTTCCGGAGAAGGAGCAAGCAGAAGGAAGCAGGCCTGAGCCAGTCACACGATGACTTGTCCAATGTCACTGCCCACTCCACCACCAGAAAGAAAACTGGTAGCTTCTCTCACCGCCTCATC
- the C2CD2L gene encoding phospholipid transfer protein C2CD2L isoform X4: protein MSFLPAQSSARTTAGIGSGFSCAEAVWRGLSPVLLLLREVPPKLCAASSTRPGTAQPRAPPRSARNSHGHLGPSVSQSSVQITFEEGPQLPQAANISCVTCKGQSDHSMVLCCHLSAEAVKFPVSVTQQSPVAVSVDTYHVTLAVLQAQVEIHLEEMQNEGLLVSWTFKDRPELDLFVLPRLGLPEDEGRADLSTIKDLIEDTIVSTKPAMMVNLMACTAGASTVPSNKLTRESPSGVAAAPLGSKLLLRNLRVLNLGCQGKGGGGEIRCMAELDSPPQQKWTRPMIGGSLGAAGEMEWNDEFFLELGPRSKELKLQVLGSSDRGGNVLLAYATLLIDSLGKQPSGRQVCSLAPGAGQSLTAEATITLELLFQESPASLNAPHATSLRTSITPTKKVEMDRTIMPDGTIVTTVTTIQSRPKADCKLDSPSRSPSKVEVTEKKTTVLLETGCPYGHLPSSSRDSHLPNGLDPVAETAIRQLTETNNKTTKKTPTKRSTLIISGVSKVPIAEDEMALSLGYATSLEATAYGDSEAESTADQMHDFTELSRPLEASPLGQRDSQELDETTRSDISERPSVEDVESETGSTGALETRSLKDHKVSFLRSGTKLIFRRRSKQKEAGLSQSHDDLSNVTAHSTTRKKTGSFSHRLIKRFSFKSKSKSKGSDNTSAGVN, encoded by the exons ATGAGCTTCCTGCcggcacagagctctgctcgTACGACGGCCGGGATCGGTAGCGGTTTCAGCTGCGCTGAGGCCGTGTGGCGGGGCCTGTCCCCGGTGCTACTCCTCCTCCGCGAGGTTCCTCCAAAACTCTGCGCCGCGAGCAGCACTCGCCCGGGGACGGCCCAGCCACGGGCTCCACCCCGCAGTGCCCGCAACAGCCATGGCCACCTTGGCCCCTCCGTTTCACAG AGTTCAGTGCAGATCACATTTGAAGAGGGTCCTCAGTTACCACAAGCTGCAAATATAAGTTGTGTGACATGCAAGGGACAGTCGGACCACAGCATG gtGCTGTGCTGCCATCTGTCAGCTGAAGCTGTGAAATTCCCTGTCTCTGTTACTCAGCAGTCCCCAGTTGCTGTTTCTGTGGACACGTATCATGTCActttggctgtgctgcaggctcag GTGGAGATCCACTTGGAGGAGATGCAGAATGAGGGTCTCCTGGTGTCATGGACATTCAAAGACAGACCAGAGTTGGACCTTTTTGTTCTTCCACGACTTGGTCTTCCTGAG GATGAAGGGAGAGCAGATCTGTCCACTATAAAGGATCTGATCGAGGATACCATTGTCAGCACGAAGCCAGCCATGATGGTGAATTTGATGGCCTGTACCGCTGGAGCCAGTACG GTACCCAGCAATAAGTTGACTCGAGAGTCCCCATCCGGAGTAGCAGCAGCCCCTCTGGGTTCTAAGCTGTTGCTCCGGAATCTTCGAGTGCTGAACTTGGGCTGCCAGGGGAAGGGAG GAGGTGGGGAGATACGCTGCATGGCAGAGCTAGACAGCCCCCCGCAGCAGAAGTGGACAAGGCCAATGATAGGAGGCAGTTTAGGTGCTGCAGGAGAGATGGAGTGGAATGACGAGTTCTTTCT GGAGTTGGGACCCAGAAGCAAAGAACTTAAACTAcaggtgctggggagcagcgACAGAGGGGGAA ATGTGCTGCTGGCATATGCCACACTTCTGATAGATTCTTTGGGCAAGCAGCCCTCTGGGAGACAGGTCTGCTCCCTGGCCCCGGGAGCTGGACAGTCACTGACAGCTGAAGCTACCATTACATTGGAG CTGCTGTTCCAGGAGTCTCCCGCATCTTTGAATGCTCCGCATGCCACATCTCTGCGAACCAGCATCACTCCCACTAAGAAGGTGGAGATGGACCGGACCATCATGCCCGACGGCACCATTGTGACTACTGTCACCACGATTCAGTCCCGGCCCAAGGCAGACTGCAAACTGG ATTCACCATCGAGGTCGCCTTCCAAAGTGGAAGTGACTGAAAAGAAGACAACAGTGCTCTTGGAGACCGGCTGTCCTTACGGCCACTTGCCCAGCAGTAGCC GGGATAGCCATTTGCCCAATGGCTTGGATCCAGTGGCTGAGACGGCAATCAGGCAGCTAACTGAGACGAATAACAAGACCACCAAGAAGACACCAACGAAACGTAGTACACTGATCATCTCAGGAGTGTCCAAG GTACCTATTGCTGAAGACGAAATGGCACTTTCTCTGGGTTATGCTACATCCCTGGAGGCCACAGCGTATGGGGACTCTGAGGCAGAGAGCACAGCTGACCAGATGCATGATTTTACCGAATTGTCGCGGCCACTGGAAGCGTCGCCATTGGGTCAAAGGGACAGTCAGGAGCTGGATGAGACAACGCGATCAGACATCTCTGAAAGACCATCCGTGGAAGATGTTGAGTCTGAAACAGGCTCCACGGGAGCCCTTGAGACGAGGAGCTTAAAAGATCACAAAG TTAGCTTTCTTCGGAGTGGTACCAAGCTCATCTTCCGGAGAAGGAGCAAGCAGAAGGAAGCAGGCCTGAGCCAGTCACACGATGACTTGTCCAATGTCACTGCCCACTCCACCACCAGAAAGAAAACTGGTAGCTTCTCTCACCGCCTCATC
- the C2CD2L gene encoding phospholipid transfer protein C2CD2L isoform X3, translated as MGPDLGWAALVLLFAASLLTVAAWLLQYWRSTALRALRRRGAAGEEAGARALLAALLALRSLREQWQRAWVRALNSQARRHGSSVQITFEEGPQLPQAANISCVTCKGQSDHSMVLCCHLSAEAVKFPVSVTQQSPVAVSVDTYHVTLAVLQAQVEIHLEEMQNEGLLVSWTFKDRPELDLFVLPRLGLPEDEGRADLSTIKDLIEDTIVSTKPAMMVNLMACTAGASTVPSNKLTRESPSGVAAAPLGSKLLLRNLRVLNLGCQGKGGGGEIRCMAELDSPPQQKWTRPMIGGSLGAAGEMEWNDEFFLELGPRSKELKLQVLGSSDRGGNVLLAYATLLIDSLGKQPSGRQVCSLAPGAGQSLTAEATITLELLFQESPASLNAPHATSLRTSITPTKKVEMDRTIMPDGTIVTTVTTIQSRPKADCKLDSPSRSPSKVEVTEKKTTVLLETGCPYGHLPSSSRDSHLPNGLDPVAETAIRQLTETNNKTTKKTPTKRSTLIISGVSKVPIAEDEMALSLGYATSLEATAYGDSEAESTADQMHDFTELSRPLEASPLGQRDSQELDETTRSDISERPSVEDVESETGSTGALETRSLKDHKVSFLRSGTKLIFRRRSKQKEAGLSQSHDDLSNVTAHSTTRKKTGSFSHRLIKRFSFKSKSKSKGSDNTSAGVN; from the exons ATGGGGCCGGACCTGGGCTGGGCCGCGCTGGTGCTGCTCTTCGCCGCCTCGCTGCTCACCGTGGcggcctggctgctgcagtaCTGGCGGTCCACGGCCCTGCGAGCGCTACGGCGTCGCGGAGCGGCGGGGGAGGAGGCCGGGGCCCGGGCGCTGCTCGCGGCCCTCCTCGCCCTCAGGTCCCTACGGGAACAGTGGCAGCGAGCTTGGGTGCGAGCTCTCAACAGCCAGGCGCGCCGGCACGGG AGTTCAGTGCAGATCACATTTGAAGAGGGTCCTCAGTTACCACAAGCTGCAAATATAAGTTGTGTGACATGCAAGGGACAGTCGGACCACAGCATG gtGCTGTGCTGCCATCTGTCAGCTGAAGCTGTGAAATTCCCTGTCTCTGTTACTCAGCAGTCCCCAGTTGCTGTTTCTGTGGACACGTATCATGTCActttggctgtgctgcaggctcag GTGGAGATCCACTTGGAGGAGATGCAGAATGAGGGTCTCCTGGTGTCATGGACATTCAAAGACAGACCAGAGTTGGACCTTTTTGTTCTTCCACGACTTGGTCTTCCTGAG GATGAAGGGAGAGCAGATCTGTCCACTATAAAGGATCTGATCGAGGATACCATTGTCAGCACGAAGCCAGCCATGATGGTGAATTTGATGGCCTGTACCGCTGGAGCCAGTACG GTACCCAGCAATAAGTTGACTCGAGAGTCCCCATCCGGAGTAGCAGCAGCCCCTCTGGGTTCTAAGCTGTTGCTCCGGAATCTTCGAGTGCTGAACTTGGGCTGCCAGGGGAAGGGAG GAGGTGGGGAGATACGCTGCATGGCAGAGCTAGACAGCCCCCCGCAGCAGAAGTGGACAAGGCCAATGATAGGAGGCAGTTTAGGTGCTGCAGGAGAGATGGAGTGGAATGACGAGTTCTTTCT GGAGTTGGGACCCAGAAGCAAAGAACTTAAACTAcaggtgctggggagcagcgACAGAGGGGGAA ATGTGCTGCTGGCATATGCCACACTTCTGATAGATTCTTTGGGCAAGCAGCCCTCTGGGAGACAGGTCTGCTCCCTGGCCCCGGGAGCTGGACAGTCACTGACAGCTGAAGCTACCATTACATTGGAG CTGCTGTTCCAGGAGTCTCCCGCATCTTTGAATGCTCCGCATGCCACATCTCTGCGAACCAGCATCACTCCCACTAAGAAGGTGGAGATGGACCGGACCATCATGCCCGACGGCACCATTGTGACTACTGTCACCACGATTCAGTCCCGGCCCAAGGCAGACTGCAAACTGG ATTCACCATCGAGGTCGCCTTCCAAAGTGGAAGTGACTGAAAAGAAGACAACAGTGCTCTTGGAGACCGGCTGTCCTTACGGCCACTTGCCCAGCAGTAGCC GGGATAGCCATTTGCCCAATGGCTTGGATCCAGTGGCTGAGACGGCAATCAGGCAGCTAACTGAGACGAATAACAAGACCACCAAGAAGACACCAACGAAACGTAGTACACTGATCATCTCAGGAGTGTCCAAG GTACCTATTGCTGAAGACGAAATGGCACTTTCTCTGGGTTATGCTACATCCCTGGAGGCCACAGCGTATGGGGACTCTGAGGCAGAGAGCACAGCTGACCAGATGCATGATTTTACCGAATTGTCGCGGCCACTGGAAGCGTCGCCATTGGGTCAAAGGGACAGTCAGGAGCTGGATGAGACAACGCGATCAGACATCTCTGAAAGACCATCCGTGGAAGATGTTGAGTCTGAAACAGGCTCCACGGGAGCCCTTGAGACGAGGAGCTTAAAAGATCACAAAG TTAGCTTTCTTCGGAGTGGTACCAAGCTCATCTTCCGGAGAAGGAGCAAGCAGAAGGAAGCAGGCCTGAGCCAGTCACACGATGACTTGTCCAATGTCACTGCCCACTCCACCACCAGAAAGAAAACTGGTAGCTTCTCTCACCGCCTCATC
- the C2CD2L gene encoding phospholipid transfer protein C2CD2L isoform X2, giving the protein MSFLPAQSSARTTAGIGSGFSCAEAVWRGLSPVLLLLREVPPKLCAASSTRPGTAQPRAPPRSARNSHGHLGPSVSQVRHFLPYGERVSPSGGWAAGSAAALSEGRLRRFPAGTAFCPALGSRAAGRLRASPGQRSHRRPAGRRAMLPRRRMRESGKVRGRRSSVQITFEEGPQLPQAANISCVTCKGQSDHSMVLCCHLSAEAVKFPVSVTQQSPVAVSVDTYHVTLAVLQAQVEIHLEEMQNEGLLVSWTFKDRPELDLFVLPRLGLPEDEGRADLSTIKDLIEDTIVSTKPAMMVNLMACTAGASTVPSNKLTRESPSGVAAAPLGSKLLLRNLRVLNLGCQGKGGGGEIRCMAELDSPPQQKWTRPMIGGSLGAAGEMEWNDEFFLELGPRSKELKLQVLGSSDRGGNVLLAYATLLIDSLGKQPSGRQVCSLAPGAGQSLTAEATITLELLFQESPASLNAPHATSLRTSITPTKKVEMDRTIMPDGTIVTTVTTIQSRPKADCKLDSPSRSPSKVEVTEKKTTVLLETGCPYGHLPSSSRDSHLPNGLDPVAETAIRQLTETNNKTTKKTPTKRSTLIISGVSKVPIAEDEMALSLGYATSLEATAYGDSEAESTADQMHDFTELSRPLEASPLGQRDSQELDETTRSDISERPSVEDVESETGSTGALETRSLKDHKGFL; this is encoded by the exons ATGAGCTTCCTGCcggcacagagctctgctcgTACGACGGCCGGGATCGGTAGCGGTTTCAGCTGCGCTGAGGCCGTGTGGCGGGGCCTGTCCCCGGTGCTACTCCTCCTCCGCGAGGTTCCTCCAAAACTCTGCGCCGCGAGCAGCACTCGCCCGGGGACGGCCCAGCCACGGGCTCCACCCCGCAGTGCCCGCAACAGCCATGGCCACCTTGGCCCCTCCGTTTCACAGGTACGTCACTTCCTGCCATACGGAGAGCGGGTGAGCCCCAGCGGAGGGTGGGCGGCCGGGTCCGCGGCAGCGCTGAGTGAGGGGCGGCTCCGCCGCTTCCCGGCCGGAACCGCcttctgcccagctctggggagccgCGCTGCCGGGCGGCTGCGGGCGAGCCCCGGCCAGCGCAGTCACCGccggccggcggggcggcgAGCCATGTTACCGAGGCGCAGAATGCGCGAGAGCGGAAAAGTGAGAGGCCGTCGG AGTTCAGTGCAGATCACATTTGAAGAGGGTCCTCAGTTACCACAAGCTGCAAATATAAGTTGTGTGACATGCAAGGGACAGTCGGACCACAGCATG gtGCTGTGCTGCCATCTGTCAGCTGAAGCTGTGAAATTCCCTGTCTCTGTTACTCAGCAGTCCCCAGTTGCTGTTTCTGTGGACACGTATCATGTCActttggctgtgctgcaggctcag GTGGAGATCCACTTGGAGGAGATGCAGAATGAGGGTCTCCTGGTGTCATGGACATTCAAAGACAGACCAGAGTTGGACCTTTTTGTTCTTCCACGACTTGGTCTTCCTGAG GATGAAGGGAGAGCAGATCTGTCCACTATAAAGGATCTGATCGAGGATACCATTGTCAGCACGAAGCCAGCCATGATGGTGAATTTGATGGCCTGTACCGCTGGAGCCAGTACG GTACCCAGCAATAAGTTGACTCGAGAGTCCCCATCCGGAGTAGCAGCAGCCCCTCTGGGTTCTAAGCTGTTGCTCCGGAATCTTCGAGTGCTGAACTTGGGCTGCCAGGGGAAGGGAG GAGGTGGGGAGATACGCTGCATGGCAGAGCTAGACAGCCCCCCGCAGCAGAAGTGGACAAGGCCAATGATAGGAGGCAGTTTAGGTGCTGCAGGAGAGATGGAGTGGAATGACGAGTTCTTTCT GGAGTTGGGACCCAGAAGCAAAGAACTTAAACTAcaggtgctggggagcagcgACAGAGGGGGAA ATGTGCTGCTGGCATATGCCACACTTCTGATAGATTCTTTGGGCAAGCAGCCCTCTGGGAGACAGGTCTGCTCCCTGGCCCCGGGAGCTGGACAGTCACTGACAGCTGAAGCTACCATTACATTGGAG CTGCTGTTCCAGGAGTCTCCCGCATCTTTGAATGCTCCGCATGCCACATCTCTGCGAACCAGCATCACTCCCACTAAGAAGGTGGAGATGGACCGGACCATCATGCCCGACGGCACCATTGTGACTACTGTCACCACGATTCAGTCCCGGCCCAAGGCAGACTGCAAACTGG ATTCACCATCGAGGTCGCCTTCCAAAGTGGAAGTGACTGAAAAGAAGACAACAGTGCTCTTGGAGACCGGCTGTCCTTACGGCCACTTGCCCAGCAGTAGCC GGGATAGCCATTTGCCCAATGGCTTGGATCCAGTGGCTGAGACGGCAATCAGGCAGCTAACTGAGACGAATAACAAGACCACCAAGAAGACACCAACGAAACGTAGTACACTGATCATCTCAGGAGTGTCCAAG GTACCTATTGCTGAAGACGAAATGGCACTTTCTCTGGGTTATGCTACATCCCTGGAGGCCACAGCGTATGGGGACTCTGAGGCAGAGAGCACAGCTGACCAGATGCATGATTTTACCGAATTGTCGCGGCCACTGGAAGCGTCGCCATTGGGTCAAAGGGACAGTCAGGAGCTGGATGAGACAACGCGATCAGACATCTCTGAAAGACCATCCGTGGAAGATGTTGAGTCTGAAACAGGCTCCACGGGAGCCCTTGAGACGAGGAGCTTAAAAGATCACAAAG